TCCCGCTGTCGGTGTGAAGAAGATATTCAGGTTGTTGTGGTGAAAACCAAATACCCGCAGGGCGGGGAACGGCAGCTGATACGGGCTGTTCTGGGCAAGCAGGTTCCCACCGGCGGGATTCCGCCGCAGATCGGGGTTTGCGTGCTGAATGTGGCGACCTGCGCGGCGATAGCCGAGGCGGTGGTTTTTCAAAAGCCGCTGACGCACCGAGTGGTGACGGTAACGGGCCGAGCGATTGCCCGTCCGGGCAATTATTATGTGCCGATCGGAATGAGTGTTCAGGATTTGCTGACTCATTGCGGGGGTCTGACGGAACGGGCGGCCAAGGTGGTGTTGGGCGGGCCGATGATGGGCTTTGCGATTGCCGATTTGACGACGCCGCTGACCAAGACGTGCGGGGCGCTGACAATTTTGACGCGGGAAGATGTCACCGAGCCCAAATATGCGCGGCAGCAGACGGCGTGCATTCGGTGCGGCCGGTGTTTGGCGGTCTGCCCGGAGGGACTGAATCCGACAAAGATTGCCCATGCCGTCAAGCATTTTCGGATGGACCGGGCCGAGCAGTATTATCTGAGCGCCTGCATCGAGTGCGGCAGCTGCAGTTATGTGTGTCCGGCGCATATTGAACTGGCTGGCTATATTAAGACGGGCAAACTGCTGAAGGCCCGGGAAAAGAAGCGACTGGGTTAACACAGGAATCTTCGAGCGATGTTAAGCCAAATTATTGTTTCACCGGCTCCGCATACGAGTCAGAATCTGACGACCCGCCGTGTGATGGCGGATGTGCTGATTGGCCTTGTGCCGGCGATGGCTGCGTCGGCGGTTTTTTTCCGGTTTCGCGCCGTGCTTGTGATTGCGGTTTGTGTTGCGGCTTGTCTGCTGAGCGAATGGGTCTGCAATCGCCTGCGGCGCAAGCCGAATTCGCTGGGGGATTTGAGTGCGGCGGTGACGGGGGTGATTTTGGCGCTGTCGCTGCCGCCGGCGGTGCCGCTGAGTGTGGCCGTCATCGGCAGTGTGTTTGCCATTGTGATTGTCAAAATGCTTTTCGGCGGGCTCGGAAATAATGTGTTTAATCCGGCGATGGCGGCGAGGGCCTTTTTGACGGCCTCGTTCGGGGCGGCGATGACGACCTGGACGGTGCCGGCCACGCTGGATGCATCGATGCCGACGGTGCAGGCGTCGAATGTGGAAGCCGTTACGCAGGCGACGCCGCTGGCCTGGAGCAAGATGGCGCTGAAAGGACAGGCAAAGCCCGAACAGGTTCAGACCCAGCTGAAGGATGTCTTCTGGGGACAGGTGGGCGGCTGCATCGGAGAGACCTCTGCGGCGGCCCTGCTTTTGGGCGGTCTGTATCTGCTGGTTCGAAAGACGATTTCGTATCATATCCCGCTGGCGGTGCTGCTGTCGGCGGGGATTTTTGCGGCCGTCGGCTGGCTGCTTAAGCCCGAGGCCTTTGTCCATCCGGATTTTCATCTTTACGGCGGCGGCCTGATGCTGGGGGCCTTTTTCATTGCGACGGACCCCGTCACGGCGCCGCTGTCGGTCCGAGGCAAGTGGCTTTTCGGAATCGGCGTTGGTTTTTTGATTATGCTGATTCGAGTTGTGGGAGAGTACCCGGAAGGGGTGATGTATGCGGTGCTGATTATGAATGCGTTTACGCCGCTGATTGACCGGCTTTGTCATACGGCGCCGGTGGGAGGCAAGCCCCATGTCTAAACTGCGGTTTTTCTGGGAGCAGAGCTGGCTGCTGCTGGTTTCGTCGCTGGTTTTCGGTGTGCTGCTGGCGATAGCGGACACGGCGTGGGCGCCGCGGATTGCCCGCAACGAGGTGGAAAAGTTCACGCGTTTGGCCGGCGGGATGCTGCCGGAGGCGAAACGGTTTGAAGCGGTTGAATTCAAAATCCCTGTTGATGCGGGCAAAGGCAAGACGGTTCAGATTGAAGTCTATCGGGCTGTGGATGATTCGGGGAAACGCATCGGCTGGGCATTTGTGTGTGAAGGGTCCGGTTTTGCCGACAAGATTAAACTGGTTGTTGCGGCGGATGCCGGATTTGAGAAGCTGGCGGGCTTTGGGGTGCTCAGCAGCAATGAAACGCCTGGCTTCGGGGACAAAATCACCATTCCCGGCGGGTTTTATCAGAAACAGTTTGTCGGGGCGCCGGCCGGGACGCTTACGCTGGTGAAGACCGGCGATGCCGAGCGAATTGACGGCGAGATTGTGGCCATCAGCGGGGCGACGGTGACCAGTCAGGCGGTGGTGGATATTCTGAATCGGTATGTATCGGCGGTTCGGGCGGCTCTTCGGGAGCAGGGGCTGCTGACAAAAGAATGAGGCGAACGAATGGCGGATAATCAGACCAGTTTGGCCCGCACATTTCTGGCGGGACTGTGGCAGGAAAATCCGGTGCTGCGGCTGATTCTCGGGATGTGTCCGACGCTGGCGGTGACGACCAGTGTGCAGGCGGCCCTGACGATGGGGGCCAGCGTGATTTTTGTGTTGATTGGTTCGAATCTGGTGGTCAGTCTGATGCGCAATCTGCTCAAGCCGCACCTTCGGATTCTGATGTTTACGCTGACGATTGCGGCTTTCGTGACGGTTGCGGATTTGTTTTTGAAGGCCTATCAGCCGGCGATGAGCGCCAAATTAGGGCCGTATATCCCGCTGATTATCGTCAACTGCATTATTATCTGCCGTGCGGAGGCCTGCGCGAGCAAGAACGGGCTGCTGGTCAGTCTGGCCGATGCCGTCGGAATGGGGCTGGGCTTTACCGGTGCGCTGGCGGTGCTGGCGCTGGTTCGGGAGCTGCTGGCGACCGGACAGATTGTTTTTGAGTTCGGCCAAAAGGTGACGCTGGTGAGTCTGCCGGATGTGCCGCTGTTTCGGATGGCGGGGATGGCGATGCCCGTCGGGGCGTTTCTGACCCTCGGACTGATGCTCGGGCTGGTTAAAATGGTCACCAGTAAACGAAGCTGACGGAACGGAGAGCCGGTATGGATACATTTGAAACCCTGCTGCTCGGATTTCTGGGGATTGTGATTGTCAACAATCTGGTTTTTACGAAGTTTTTGGGGACGTGTCCATATTTGGGGGTTTCCGGCCGGATTGATATGGCCTTCGGGATGGGGTGCGCTGTTACGTTTGTGCTGGCGCTGGCAGGGACCCTCACATGGCTGATAGATTATTTTGTTCT
The sequence above is drawn from the Anaerohalosphaeraceae bacterium genome and encodes:
- the rsxC gene encoding electron transport complex subunit RsxC, giving the protein MIFTTKKTFKGGVHPLENKHYTESCPIEPVPTPCQLVLPLVQHIGAPCKPLVQKKQTVALGEPLGRSDAYVSAPIHSPVNGVVKDIALASHPVIGRTMAVYLEANPEENPPLIPQPQRFDERFDPGTFTPEQICNAIQEAGLVGMGGAGFPTRVKIDPNPAMPKHTLVINGCECEPYITCDYRIMLEWTWQILAGIRLAARAAGCQTVRIGIEDNKPEAVKAFEQALSRCRCEEDIQVVVVKTKYPQGGERQLIRAVLGKQVPTGGIPPQIGVCVLNVATCAAIAEAVVFQKPLTHRVVTVTGRAIARPGNYYVPIGMSVQDLLTHCGGLTERAAKVVLGGPMMGFAIADLTTPLTKTCGALTILTREDVTEPKYARQQTACIRCGRCLAVCPEGLNPTKIAHAVKHFRMDRAEQYYLSACIECGSCSYVCPAHIELAGYIKTGKLLKAREKKRLG
- a CDS encoding RnfABCDGE type electron transport complex subunit D translates to MLSQIIVSPAPHTSQNLTTRRVMADVLIGLVPAMAASAVFFRFRAVLVIAVCVAACLLSEWVCNRLRRKPNSLGDLSAAVTGVILALSLPPAVPLSVAVIGSVFAIVIVKMLFGGLGNNVFNPAMAARAFLTASFGAAMTTWTVPATLDASMPTVQASNVEAVTQATPLAWSKMALKGQAKPEQVQTQLKDVFWGQVGGCIGETSAAALLLGGLYLLVRKTISYHIPLAVLLSAGIFAAVGWLLKPEAFVHPDFHLYGGGLMLGAFFIATDPVTAPLSVRGKWLFGIGVGFLIMLIRVVGEYPEGVMYAVLIMNAFTPLIDRLCHTAPVGGKPHV
- a CDS encoding FMN-binding protein, which codes for MSKLRFFWEQSWLLLVSSLVFGVLLAIADTAWAPRIARNEVEKFTRLAGGMLPEAKRFEAVEFKIPVDAGKGKTVQIEVYRAVDDSGKRIGWAFVCEGSGFADKIKLVVAADAGFEKLAGFGVLSSNETPGFGDKITIPGGFYQKQFVGAPAGTLTLVKTGDAERIDGEIVAISGATVTSQAVVDILNRYVSAVRAALREQGLLTKE
- the rsxE gene encoding electron transport complex subunit RsxE gives rise to the protein MADNQTSLARTFLAGLWQENPVLRLILGMCPTLAVTTSVQAALTMGASVIFVLIGSNLVVSLMRNLLKPHLRILMFTLTIAAFVTVADLFLKAYQPAMSAKLGPYIPLIIVNCIIICRAEACASKNGLLVSLADAVGMGLGFTGALAVLALVRELLATGQIVFEFGQKVTLVSLPDVPLFRMAGMAMPVGAFLTLGLMLGLVKMVTSKRS